From one Catenuloplanes nepalensis genomic stretch:
- a CDS encoding spermidine synthase produces the protein MNLPEPVAAVAMQTGFGLAELVPDATAQGAWTLQVDGVPQSYVDLGDPRRMKFDYMRRLVTVVDTAAEPGVPLRVLHLGGGALSLPRYVAATRPGSVQTVVDRDTLLMTLVWDRLPLPEDAGVTMLLGDARETLEELPDQEFDLIVADVYQAARMPRSIAGTGFVREAARMLRPDGLLAVNVVDVPPLARSRVMAATLGAVLPDVCVIGEHGMLRGRKWGNTVLVAAATPGRIPVERLSTLAARDQEPGRAIGGADMPGFTGGAVPLHDPIVTS, from the coding sequence GTGAATCTTCCTGAACCCGTTGCGGCGGTGGCGATGCAGACCGGTTTCGGCCTCGCCGAGCTGGTTCCGGACGCGACGGCGCAGGGCGCGTGGACGCTGCAGGTCGACGGCGTGCCGCAGTCATACGTCGACCTCGGCGATCCGAGGCGAATGAAGTTCGACTACATGCGCCGGCTGGTCACGGTGGTGGACACGGCGGCGGAGCCGGGCGTGCCGCTGCGCGTGCTGCATCTGGGCGGCGGCGCGCTGAGCCTCCCGCGCTACGTCGCGGCGACCCGGCCCGGCTCGGTGCAGACCGTCGTCGACCGGGACACGCTGCTGATGACGCTGGTCTGGGACCGGCTGCCGCTGCCGGAGGACGCCGGCGTCACGATGCTGCTCGGCGACGCGCGGGAGACGCTGGAGGAGCTGCCCGATCAGGAGTTCGACCTGATCGTCGCGGATGTCTACCAGGCGGCTCGCATGCCGCGCAGCATCGCGGGCACCGGGTTCGTGCGGGAGGCCGCGCGGATGCTGCGGCCGGACGGCCTGCTCGCGGTGAACGTGGTGGACGTGCCACCGCTGGCCCGCTCGCGGGTGATGGCGGCGACGCTCGGCGCGGTGCTGCCGGACGTGTGCGTGATCGGCGAGCACGGCATGCTGCGCGGCCGGAAGTGGGGCAACACGGTGCTGGTCGCCGCCGCGACCCCGGGCCGGATCCCGGTGGAGCGCCTGTCCACGCTCGCGGCCCGCGACCAGGAGCCGGGCCGCGCGATCGGCGGCGCCGACATGCCCGGCTTCACCGGCGGCGCGGTCCCCCTGCACGACCCGATCGTCACGTCGTAA
- a CDS encoding acyl-CoA dehydrogenase family protein, with product MTDAATMRSRAEQLAEEMFLPAAAEVDRAGRVPQSHLDMLRRFGFYGVAAPAEHGGLGMEDMATAAHLLEVLASGCLTTTLVWMQHHGVVLGTAASKTPGLRETWLHRLAAGDVRGGVALAGLRPGGEGMRARRVDSGYVLDGEVPWVSGWDMIDVVQVGARDDAGHAVFLLVDAVPSATLTGSVQDLAALRASRTAVLRFTEHLVPADRLMHALPLESWTRTEASGSALNGFLALGVVRRCCALLGPSSLDAELEAARAALLAADAEKTPAARATASELAVRAAATLITHSGSKAGLRGGHPERLLREAGMLLVYGTRPLIRDELLNRYSFRPTSAA from the coding sequence ATGACTGATGCGGCGACCATGCGCTCCCGGGCCGAGCAACTCGCGGAGGAGATGTTCCTGCCGGCGGCGGCCGAGGTGGACCGGGCCGGACGGGTGCCGCAATCCCACCTCGACATGCTGCGGCGGTTCGGCTTCTACGGCGTGGCGGCCCCGGCCGAGCACGGCGGACTCGGGATGGAGGACATGGCCACCGCCGCCCACCTGCTGGAAGTGCTCGCCAGCGGCTGCCTGACCACCACGCTCGTCTGGATGCAGCACCACGGCGTCGTGCTCGGCACGGCCGCCAGCAAGACGCCCGGCCTGCGCGAGACGTGGCTGCACCGGCTGGCCGCCGGCGACGTGCGCGGCGGCGTCGCGCTGGCCGGCCTGCGCCCCGGCGGCGAGGGCATGCGGGCCCGGCGGGTGGACAGCGGGTACGTGCTGGACGGCGAGGTGCCCTGGGTCAGCGGCTGGGACATGATCGACGTGGTCCAGGTGGGTGCCCGCGACGACGCCGGGCACGCGGTCTTCCTGCTGGTCGACGCGGTCCCGTCGGCCACGCTGACCGGCAGCGTGCAGGATCTGGCCGCGCTACGGGCGAGCCGGACCGCGGTGCTGCGCTTCACCGAGCACCTGGTCCCGGCCGACCGGCTGATGCACGCGCTGCCGCTGGAGTCCTGGACCCGCACCGAGGCGAGCGGGTCCGCGCTCAACGGATTCCTGGCGCTGGGCGTGGTGCGCCGCTGCTGCGCACTGCTCGGCCCGTCCTCACTCGACGCGGAACTGGAGGCGGCCCGCGCCGCGCTGCTCGCCGCGGACGCGGAGAAGACCCCGGCCGCCCGCGCGACCGCGTCCGAACTGGCCGTCCGCGCGGCAGCCACGCTGATCACGCACTCCGGCTCGAAGGCCGGCCTGCGCGGCGGCCACCCGGAACGACTGCTGCGCGAGGCCGGCATGCTCCTGGTCTACGGCACCAGGCCACTGATCCGGGACGAGCTGCTGAACCGCTACTCATTCCGGCCCACTTCCGCGGCGTGA
- a CDS encoding FAD/NAD(P)-binding protein yields the protein MTVAIIGAGASGILTAHALHRRCPGRDLVMIDPYPPGGPAYRAPEPWHLLNSRAGAMGDDFAARAGDPDAFVARAHYGDHLRALLAETRADLRADRAVRITRGPGGLVVHLAHGLPIRAADVVLALGPPRPAVPAFLAGHPDVVPDPWAPGALDVIDPARPVVVAGTGLTAVDVALTLLRRDRTAPITLVSRRGLLPQAHQRVRPEDARVGDLVSRARSLRSLVRGIRELSERHPGGWRPVIDAVRPHANALWAAASDADRARFLRHCARHWDVHRHRMAAPIAAELDRHRASGVLRVRALGVPAKDLDLEGVQVVNAAGPGLLPEAADPLTAALLADGLATAGPHGLGLETAAPLWVVGPMRRGRLWETTAIPEIRDQADTLARALPRAYVPEIAA from the coding sequence ATGACTGTCGCGATCATCGGGGCCGGCGCGAGCGGCATCCTGACCGCGCACGCGCTGCACCGGCGATGTCCGGGCCGGGACCTGGTCATGATCGATCCGTATCCGCCGGGCGGGCCCGCCTACCGCGCGCCGGAGCCCTGGCACCTGCTCAACTCGCGGGCCGGCGCGATGGGCGACGACTTCGCGGCCCGGGCCGGCGATCCGGACGCGTTCGTCGCCCGCGCGCACTACGGCGACCATCTGCGCGCGCTGCTCGCCGAGACGCGGGCCGACCTGCGCGCCGATCGCGCGGTCCGGATCACCCGCGGTCCGGGCGGGCTCGTCGTGCACCTCGCGCACGGGCTGCCGATCCGGGCCGCGGACGTGGTGCTGGCGCTCGGGCCGCCGCGGCCGGCCGTGCCCGCGTTCCTGGCCGGGCATCCGGATGTCGTGCCGGACCCGTGGGCGCCGGGCGCGCTGGACGTGATCGACCCGGCGCGGCCGGTCGTCGTGGCCGGTACCGGGCTGACCGCGGTCGACGTGGCGCTCACGCTGCTCCGTCGCGACCGCACCGCACCGATCACGCTGGTCTCCCGCCGTGGGTTGCTTCCCCAGGCCCATCAGCGGGTACGCCCGGAGGACGCGCGCGTCGGCGACCTGGTGAGCCGTGCCCGGTCGCTGCGGTCACTCGTCCGGGGGATCCGGGAACTCTCCGAGCGTCACCCGGGCGGCTGGCGTCCGGTGATCGACGCGGTGCGGCCGCACGCGAACGCGCTCTGGGCCGCCGCGAGCGACGCGGACCGCGCGCGGTTCCTGCGGCACTGCGCCCGTCACTGGGACGTGCACCGGCACCGGATGGCCGCGCCGATCGCGGCGGAACTCGATCGGCACCGGGCGAGCGGGGTGCTGCGGGTGCGGGCGCTCGGCGTACCCGCGAAGGATCTTGATCTTGAAGGCGTGCAGGTGGTGAACGCGGCCGGACCCGGACTGCTGCCGGAGGCGGCGGACCCGCTGACCGCGGCGCTGCTCGCGGACGGGCTCGCGACGGCCGGGCCGCACGGGCTCGGCCTGGAGACCGCGGCGCCGCTGTGGGTGGTGGGGCCGATGCGGCGCGGCCGGCTCTGGGAGACCACCGCGATCCCGGAGATCCGCGACCAGGCGGACACGCTCGCCCGCGCGCTCCCCCGGGCGTACGTACCGGAGATCGCCGCCTGA
- a CDS encoding DUF3626 domain-containing protein, with protein sequence MSSSEEIWRRAVVHVAALATGEPLAEGRTVTLHFHPDRLTRSGEPILDAMRRDNRYRSQFETGTGNGGLTAFPGGDRWRWESRLFGGVYDDAGPEHRPVYGALDHSGRPIGGSPRFGSSHFRLAAHALDRTTFCFPDSVLEPTRFGVRARMPVTDPPESGDPLDDYVEAHVHGPVLLDRDVAALVLDPSYRGTEVEAAARALPCPVEWHPGFRVSAAELRRHPGYRPDAGREFAERLAGHGLLVPRLVGDAARAVGSDPQLVKWAWHYLARFGG encoded by the coding sequence ATGTCGTCGTCCGAGGAGATCTGGCGCCGGGCCGTCGTCCATGTCGCCGCGCTGGCCACCGGCGAACCGCTGGCCGAGGGGCGAACCGTCACGCTGCACTTCCACCCCGACCGGCTGACCCGGAGCGGCGAGCCGATCCTCGACGCGATGCGGCGGGACAACCGCTACCGCTCGCAGTTCGAGACCGGGACCGGCAACGGCGGGCTCACCGCGTTCCCCGGCGGCGACCGGTGGCGGTGGGAAAGCCGGCTGTTCGGCGGCGTCTACGACGACGCCGGGCCGGAGCACCGCCCGGTCTACGGCGCGCTCGACCACTCCGGCCGCCCGATCGGTGGCTCGCCGCGGTTCGGCTCGTCGCACTTCCGGCTGGCCGCGCACGCGCTCGACCGCACCACGTTCTGCTTCCCGGACAGCGTGCTGGAGCCGACGCGGTTCGGGGTGCGGGCGCGGATGCCGGTCACCGACCCGCCGGAGAGCGGCGACCCGCTGGACGACTACGTCGAGGCGCACGTGCACGGGCCGGTGCTGCTCGACCGGGACGTGGCCGCGCTGGTGCTGGATCCGAGCTACCGGGGGACCGAGGTCGAGGCTGCGGCTCGCGCGCTGCCCTGCCCTGTCGAGTGGCACCCCGGCTTCCGGGTCTCCGCCGCGGAGCTGCGCCGGCACCCCGGCTACCGCCCGGACGCGGGCCGGGAGTTCGCGGAGCGCCTGGCCGGGCATGGTCTGCTCGTGCCGCGGCTGGTCGGGGATGCGGCCCGGGCGGTGGGGAGCGATCCGCAGCTGGTCAAGTGGGCCTGGCACTATCTGGCCCGGTTCGGCGGATAG
- a CDS encoding ArsR/SmtB family transcription factor, translated as MTDRLSEVFAALADPTRRAILARLTEGEASVNELAAPFPVSLQAISKHLKVLERAGLIVRGRDAQWRPCRLDPEPLREVATWMEQYRRFWDERYATLDTYLRDLQAPEKETDR; from the coding sequence ATGACAGACAGACTCAGCGAGGTCTTCGCGGCGCTGGCCGACCCGACGCGGCGGGCGATCCTGGCCCGGCTCACCGAGGGCGAGGCGAGCGTCAACGAGCTGGCCGCGCCGTTCCCGGTCAGCCTGCAGGCGATCTCCAAGCACCTGAAGGTCCTGGAGCGCGCCGGGCTGATAGTGCGCGGCCGGGACGCTCAGTGGCGCCCGTGCCGGCTCGACCCGGAGCCGCTGCGCGAGGTGGCCACGTGGATGGAGCAGTACCGGCGGTTCTGGGACGAGCGCTACGCGACGCTCGACACCTACCTGCGAGACCTGCAAGCACCCGAGAAGGAGACAGATCGATG